DNA sequence from the Pseudophryne corroboree isolate aPseCor3 chromosome 6, aPseCor3.hap2, whole genome shotgun sequence genome:
CAGCCGGGGTTTCCGGTGCCGGGATTCCACAAGGTGTCGGGATTGCGGGATTGGTCACCTGACCGCCGGAATCCAGTGCGCtgggatgctgaccgcatcccaTACAGAAGAAGGTGACATTTTTACTGTTTTCAGTATACACATTTCCCAGAACTTCTGGCACCCACACAAAACTAAGAGCATATTCATTTCATAGATGTGTTGAACATGAAATGTGATTTTGCACATACAGTGTCAATATAAGTCTGCAGTTTTTTGCAGTTTATAAATTATATTTAAGGATGCAGCACTATGTCTTATGTTATGGAATATCAGTCCAGACGTTATTAGCACTGCTGCTAACTATAAACTGATTGATTAGTTGGAGTAAAATAGACGTCACAAGCAGagacgtaactagactttttggtgccctgtgccagagagagaattagcGACACCCCCCGCCCCCATTTTTTTATTAGTGTCATAAGACACATGCCTCATGGGGGAGGAGCATGACAaatttgatcccagagaaagcccatgctatggtaccccttcccacattatataaatatatatgatacacacatatttatagaccattgcaagaaaatggatttgaacacaaatcctctttatatcacATTCATGCACTTCACTTGAGAGCGCGTTTATATTCAGTTACATaccttttattaaataacacattttaacATACTGCCTTATGCAGGATTCACACCTATAACTTGATGAATTCTAATCATACAGCCTACTCATtgatctttttggtcctggataaaaACTATGaatactatatgaagctactggtactttgtaaaaaatataatcagcattgcaattgagcagatctatgcagtgtgcagccacacatccaatacctaccagccacacactacatagatctgctcagctgcaatgctgattattttttcacaaagtacaaggtaagctttaaatagttagaattctctagcttagaattatctacctttctatgcaagggcagatagctcaatgaatagattgtctgactacaATGTCACAGGCAATGGGCTTGAATCCTGGGTacctcagcatcttgaaatgtaataaaggacagtgttgtataggtattagtgacagaaggggctaGGGTAGGAGACAgtcgcggtcaggagatgctgtgctTCAAAAAGGCGGGAAGCTGCAAGGGaagtaattaaaatagataattgCCAAGTGCAGCCAACAGAGTCTCCTACGCTgctgcgctatgtgcggtgccccctccgcacacacctagttacggaccTGGTCACAAGTAAAACCCAGCAGGAGTTAATTAGTTCTGTAGTTCTGTATCTGCAAAAACAATTTCACACACAGGAAGTAAAATTCAGCAATTACTATTTACCATCCAACTTGCTGTGCAATACACATCCTAACACGCAATTCTGCTTCTGTACTAATTATTTGGATCTGTTAGAGAGATGTACATTTTGGGCCCAAATGTATATGTAGAAATTATTTAGAATTGTTTTTGGATACTAGCTCTCCGGTATGGCCAAAATTACAGCCATTTTAAAGCGGGGGTGGGGTCTTAATTATGCAATTCTACACAAATTGCGCCCTGACACTTTGAGGGAAAAAATATGGTTtcacccatcgatggtcatccctgctatTACAGGAAATGACCCGTTGGCCAATCACTgcctgggggcggggcttcatggggGCCAGGGACAGAGCTAAGCTCTGTGTCCAGCACcttgcaaaaataaaaattaaaaaatatatttgtttatgctaagccatcaatgggggagaaccaaccatctggttctctcccatcgatggcaaaaccattcAACATCGGccttaaaccatcgatgattaggaatcaaagatggtcgatggccatccctaattgagCGAGCTGCGGGCCAATCAGGACCCGGGGGCGTgggctatgctctgtgtcccggcacctagttaaaaaaaataaaaaaaatatttggttatgccatgccaccgatggagggaaaccatctggttctaccccatcgatggcaaaagtattctacattgtaTTCTGATTATAAATCAtctatggtcgatggccatccctaatgttttctacctagggccccatgaggtctaaatccaccgctGTGCAGCGCATGCCCTGTGtcccacatgtgcagaatgggtaccAAGATAATAGGGGCCGGTGCTGCACCCTGTCTCTTCTTCCCTTCTTTTCTCCACTGCAAGACGCTCACAGACAGCAGTATGTTTGGACCAAAAGCATTATCTCTAGCCTCTATATAAATATCGTTCCTCTGCTTCCCACATTGGAAACTATAGGGACTGCAGGATTTTGCAGGGTGAGACTATAAGTCAGAGAAATCTTTTCTGTTTCCTCAATATGGAGAAATTAAAACTATGGCTTCTCCAGCTAAAATGCTGGAGTGACTGTTCTATGACTGTACGGTGTTGGAGCAGCGGAGTTCATGACAAGAGGAATGAGGGAACCTCTATCACAGATAGTTATGTTCCTGTAATTGGATTGAAGCAGGCATGGGCAGACATAGTTAAAAAATGTTTTTGAAATGGATGGCCAGGCCATTTTAATTGATTTTAATTCCTTTATGGTGATCAACTGAAATCGCCATTTGCCTCACCTCTGGCGACAGAGGTGCCCCGGAGACCAGAGGACTCGAGAGGAGGAAAGCTCTGCTGCTACAGCTGGATGTGCACAGCAGCTCCATTTTTTGATAAGTGTGTACTGTACATTGCAGAGAGAAGGACTGCAGACCCCCTTCTGCGCTCTGATATGTGTTTCGTACCACCCATGTGTGGAGAGAGAGTTTCTGGGTGTCTGAGTGTGCCAGTTGGGGAATTGTACTGGGCCTGGGAGAGATAAGGACTGTCTGCAAATGTCCTGATTCTGGTTGGACAGTCCCAATTTTGGGTAACTGTCTGTGTTTAGACTAGGTACAGTATGACCCACTTCACACAGCACTGTATGTGAAGAGGGAGCTGCGTGCAACAAGCGTTTTATGTGTATTTGACATACATGTTGGCAGAGCATTGCGGTGTTGTTATAGGGATGTTAGTCTactcaacggcacttaaccagattGTTGGTTTATTCAGAGAACAGAAGGTAACAGTTTGTTATATAcataagaggttctgcagcagcaggaacttacaTCAAGGTGACAGGGTGATACAGCAGTTACACAGAGGCTATATCCATACAGCTGCACATCCATGCAGTCAGACTCTCTCAGGAATATCTAAGAAGAAGTGCGCGGTCCCGCCCAGACAGAATCATCAGGCACCTCCTCCCGCATGAGCTAACACTAGGAGTGAAACACTATAGCAGGGAAGCTGACTCTAGAGATGAGATGGAGACAGATCACTGAGTGCTCTACTCTCCAGCAGCCACCCCTTCCTCCCCACTAAGGGCTGTCTCCGGTCACATATATAAACATAACACTTTATCAACTCATTTTTTCAATAAAGTTCTCCTGTTAACGAAAACATATTTATAAAGtatggtaagcaaacagtaaaacaagTCAACATTTCTCAAAtatattccagtccacattttgtcaggaacatattcagcaagtgtgatgacagtcccttggTTATCATATCAGCAGCATTGTTCTCGCTTGttatgtaatccacattgacagatTTATTCTCCACTAACTCACGGATAAAGTGATatctaatggcaatgtgtttggaccgtccataatgcttggtgctggaagacaaatcaattgcaCCTTTATTATCACACGTAATGTTGAtggtctcactgtggtaaagaaggctaagttcatataaagtctcctttatccattaagcttcttttgcagtttctgtaagtgccatgtactcaacctcagtggtggatagggcaacagtgggttgctttctgctcaCCCAGCTGACGGCTGCATCTGCCAAAATGAACAAGTATCCTGTATAGGAACGacggtcatcctcatctgatccccaatcggcatcacagaaaacttttaaacttgaatcttctgattttGTAAATCCCAACTTTATTGAACTTGTATATTTCTGGTATcttaagattcttttgactgcaatccagtgttgcctcccaggattgattgcaaactggcttgccggTTCACTGCATGTGATGTCGGGGCGAGTCTCAGTATTTGCATACAtcaagctaccaacagcattttgataaggaatctctctcatatcctctatctcctcctggctggttggtgacatagcctttaccatctttatgcttttgtcaataggagtgctcactggttttgcatcagacattccatacttgctaaggattgcctcaatgtatgtctgttgatcaattgtaacagtcccatctttcagggtTTGTACAATACTCATGCCTAACATGTGATTTGCAAGGCCTAGATCAtttagcttgaatctttgtttcagctgatgttttacatcagtaatgtgctattcttgacctgctagcaatagatcatctaCATATACAAGTATGATGAACAgcttttcttctatagttttgtgatataagcagtgatcagtctctgacctaacaaagttcatctctagcagcacagcatcaagCTTTACATACCAACAACGACCACTTTAATTTAGGCCGTATAAAGAATTCCATAAGAGGGaaacttttccctcttggaacatactCTCATCATAATGCTCAGatggttccatataaatctcctcaattaactctccatttaggaatgcagaatcaaagtctaaatggtataacaataaatcataAAGTATAGCAATGGCAATaactaacctcaaggtgctgtaccttgcaacAGGTGAAAAAATCTCTCCGTAGTCGATCCCagatttttgtgtgtatcctttagcaacaaaGGCTTTATAACAAGCAATAGTCCCGTCTGcattcagctctttacaaaagacacacttgttcttgattgtcttacaGTTACGcggcctgtcaactacagtccatgtactgttatcacccagagctgacagctctgtatctattgctgacttccattctttcccgtcgctacttgattttgcttcctgtatattttggggttcacagtaagctatgtttgtatattcctcactgtatctttgTATGGAATACCTTTATTGCTCCTCATGTTTCCTGATTGGGTGTCCACATTAACACTTTCAGgctcagacacgctttctgctgcctgtatatccagcgatacatattgttgctgtggTTCCTGTTGCACTGTTCCAGTGAGTGGCGGtgtctcatggaacaccacatccctagactttagaagacgtttatttgtaatgtcccaaagcctgtatcctttgctttcctcACAGTATCTTAACATgatacattccactgactttggatccAATTTTCGTCTTTTttccttaggtatatgtgcaaaagctttacaACCGAAGACACCAACATGATTTACTGTTGACTTTTTTCTGGACCATGCCTCCAGTGGTGTTTTACCTTTTACGGCTACTGTGGGCGCATGGGTTTTAAGTAGAAACTGCTTCCACCCAAAATCTTCTCTCCAGGCCTGCTTCACTCAACATAGtctgtgctctctcaacaattgtacggTTTGCTCGCTCACTCACACCATTTTGTTCTGGCGTGTAcacaattgttagttgatgctatATGCCATATTTCTTTAGGAACGCAGCTAAAACTCAGTTGTCATACTCTCTGCCATTGTTggatctcaagacttttaatttcagacctgtctgagtctccaccaggctCTTGTATTCCATAATTTTActgacaacttcacttttagctttaataaaatatacatgtggcatccttgtggcatcatcaataaatgtcatAAAGTATCTGTAGCCACTAATTGATTCCAACTCCATTGGACCACATACATCAGTATGCACTAGAGCTAGTGGTATTTCTACTCTACTAACCGACTTTGGGAATGGGGTGCGAGTCTTCTTTCCTTTTATACAAttctcacacacaggtctctcagtattactcacagtgattccagttgtCATTCCATCGAGTAGTTTCTGGAAGTTGTCATATTCCAAATGATCTAGGCATCTGTGCCACTACTCCATtgactggtttgaatcagaggccgccattgcagaacactcctcggtgtctaggacatacagttggttgcaccgggttgctgaagcaattacagtccctttttcattttgcaccatacatttgccctttgcaaactggactctctAACCCTTTTCACTCCAGGTCGCTTATAGCATATAAGATTGCTCCCCAAATCTGGCATGAACAAGATGTCTTGGATGTCTGTAATgactgtttcacctttaattcttagacgcACTATGATTGTGCCAAtttttgaagcagtaaggactttgtctccaatcccttttactgtaatgggttcacatgctgtcagtgaattgaaccactcttgattacaactgaaatgcctagtggcccctgAGTCCATGTACCATCAATCCTTCTTGTGCTTGTGACTATCTGCTTCATTCAaagctgactcatttggtttgtcacgctttTTCTGCctaccactgcaatttctcagtctgcaatctgaggccttgtgccccatcttgtgacatacaaagcaCTTAAACTTGAGCTTTTTGGACTTTTGTgagtaaggcagaaccctcagcatatCTCTTAACAGGAATACATTCTTGGAACtagcagcttggctcttacaacttctgttgtcagcttggtatcgttagactccaaagctactaccaggaaatcgaactctggtgtcagattttgtaacatcgccatTGCCACTTCCTCATCGTCCACCTGTgctcccacagatgccaactgctgagttaTTGACAATATtttatcaatgtaatcattcatgtctTTAGATGCACTTAACTTTGTCCTGTACAGCATacgcctcaagtttattcttctcataAGACATTTGTCCTCATACGCCATTTGCAGAGCTACacacatgtctttggctgacactttcccgctaataatggagtagacgtgttgttccacggccaagcctatcatcccgatggctctatccacttcaacaGGATTTGGAtctgctcctggctcaattgtgactttctacaacttttcccgcttaagctgcatttcCATGGCGAATTTCCACGTTGTGTTATTCTCTAAGCCTTTTAGTTTTGTGCAGTTCACACTGTtccatgtactgtacattctttcttgtgtttaatgaaatattctttttttaattaGCTGCCCTTTTATTTCTGTGTACCTCCATTTTAGAATGCCTTTCCAGCTTGTGGTCCTGGGcccagagtgttgcggtgttggatagggatgttactccacacaacggcacttaaccagattGTTGGTTTATTCAGAGATCAGAAGGTAATAGTTTGTTATACACataagaggttctgcagaagcaggAACTTTCCTTAAGGCGACAGGGTGATACTGCGGTTACACAGCGGCTATATCTATGCAGGGTGCAACTGCGTTCAGACAAGGTCTCACTACGCAGGAGACTATAAGCTGCACATCCGTGCAGTCAGACTCTCCCAGGAAGAAATCAGAAGAAGTGCGCGGTCCTGCCTGGACAGTATCATCAGGCACCTCCTCCCGCATGGGCTAACACTAGGGgagaaacactagagcagggaagctg
Encoded proteins:
- the LOC134934627 gene encoding uncharacterized protein LOC134934627, with amino-acid sequence MSPTSQEEIEDMREIPYQNAVGSLMYANTETRPDITCSEPASQFAINPGRQHWIAVKRILRYQKYTSSIKLGFTKSEDSSLKVFCDADWGSDEDDRRSYTGYLFILADAAVSWVSRKQPTVALSTTEVEYMALTETAKEA